One Alicyclobacillus acidoterrestris DNA window includes the following coding sequences:
- the nadB gene encoding L-aspartate oxidase — MNVVDSDFVIVGGGLAGSVAAYRLSEFGDVTLLSKAPPTKSNSYAAQGGIAAAIGPQDSPSLHAADTIAAGAALCRPDMVAMLTERAPGVIRWLNGLGVTFDQHLSGEFALGLEGAHRHRRILHAGGDATGRKVMEVILAALQQIPTIQRETNIQVLGLAQRRDGSVAGAWGQSACHPGQPILFRARRATILATGGVGQLYLRSTNPVGASGDGIALAYCAGAPVRNLEFVQFHPTALDDNEQQCFLISEAVRGAGGVLVDGDGTPIMQDHPLRDLAPRDVVARVIYQYITRRQPVYLDCRRISGFAELFPTIYRHCVSRGRNPAVDLLPVSPAAHFMMGGVLAEMDGTTGVSGLYAIGEVASTGVHGANRLASNSLLECVTMALTLADSMKRSTMVYRKTDMHLDVEDPIALFTPDAPEVIREVQSVMWAAAGIVRDEMSLLAGLEQLNILSERYPQSPSVITARCIVQSALLRKESRGAHYRLDYPSQRPELNGWDNVLSQSGRSPV, encoded by the coding sequence ATGAATGTCGTTGACTCGGATTTTGTCATTGTCGGAGGCGGCTTAGCGGGAAGTGTCGCTGCTTACCGATTGAGTGAATTCGGCGATGTCACCCTACTTTCAAAGGCGCCGCCGACAAAGAGCAACTCGTATGCCGCGCAAGGGGGCATTGCAGCCGCCATTGGCCCACAGGATTCGCCGTCACTGCACGCAGCGGACACCATCGCTGCCGGCGCGGCGCTGTGTCGCCCCGATATGGTGGCCATGCTTACGGAGCGGGCGCCTGGTGTCATCCGCTGGCTCAACGGACTTGGTGTCACATTTGATCAGCATTTGTCGGGGGAATTCGCTTTGGGACTGGAAGGTGCGCACCGCCACCGCAGAATTTTGCATGCAGGTGGGGATGCAACGGGTCGGAAGGTCATGGAAGTGATTCTCGCGGCTTTGCAGCAGATTCCCACCATCCAAAGAGAGACGAACATTCAGGTACTAGGGCTCGCTCAACGACGTGATGGTTCGGTTGCTGGTGCATGGGGACAATCCGCCTGCCACCCAGGGCAGCCTATTTTATTCCGTGCGCGCCGAGCTACTATCTTGGCCACCGGTGGTGTGGGACAATTATACCTGCGTTCGACGAACCCGGTTGGTGCGAGTGGGGACGGAATAGCCCTTGCGTATTGCGCGGGTGCCCCCGTGCGCAACTTGGAGTTCGTACAGTTTCACCCGACTGCGTTAGATGACAATGAACAACAATGCTTTCTCATCTCCGAGGCTGTCCGTGGGGCGGGGGGCGTCCTGGTGGACGGTGATGGCACCCCAATCATGCAGGATCATCCACTCCGTGATTTAGCACCGCGTGACGTGGTCGCTCGTGTGATTTACCAGTACATAACTAGGCGGCAACCCGTATACCTCGATTGTCGAAGGATTTCGGGTTTTGCTGAGTTATTCCCGACGATTTATCGGCACTGTGTCTCCCGTGGACGAAATCCCGCTGTCGATTTATTGCCGGTGTCGCCTGCAGCTCATTTTATGATGGGCGGTGTGCTGGCTGAGATGGATGGAACAACAGGTGTGTCAGGGTTGTACGCGATTGGAGAAGTCGCCAGTACTGGCGTCCACGGGGCGAACCGTCTAGCTAGCAACTCATTGCTCGAATGCGTAACAATGGCACTCACCCTGGCGGACAGCATGAAGCGTTCAACAATGGTATATCGCAAAACGGATATGCATCTCGATGTGGAGGATCCGATCGCGCTGTTCACGCCGGACGCCCCTGAGGTGATTCGTGAGGTACAGTCCGTGATGTGGGCGGCGGCCGGCATTGTTCGCGATGAAATGTCTTTGTTGGCAGGATTGGAGCAGCTGAACATACTTTCTGAACGGTATCCACAGTCTCCAAGCGTGATTACAGCCCGATGCATTGTGCAATCGGCATTGTTGCGCAAAGAGAGTCGGGGTGCGCATTACCGCCTAGATTACCCGTCGCAAAGACCGGAGTTGAACGGGTGGGACAACGTTTTGTCACAGAGCGGAAGATCACCTGTGTAA
- the nadC gene encoding carboxylating nicotinate-nucleotide diphosphorylase, with protein sequence MMNMGLTRDLIRLALREDIGRGDCTTEAIIPTKLQAMATVYVKEAAIVAGLPVMEAVFEELGGQVRIAHLVEDGQEISGKTAVCRMTGSARHILMGERTALNFLSRLTGIATFTRMAVRELVGTHAKLLDTRKTTPGWRSLEKYAVRTGGGYNHRFGLDDMVLIKDNHIALSGGIRQAVARARAKVGLAQKIEVEVDTLRQLQEALDTDADMILLDNMAPDVLREAVQLVAGRVPLEASGNVNLETLAKVAQSGIDYISMGALTHSATSVDVGLDIVFE encoded by the coding sequence ATGATGAATATGGGACTGACACGGGATTTGATTCGGCTGGCACTTAGAGAGGACATTGGGCGTGGGGATTGTACAACGGAAGCTATCATTCCAACTAAATTACAGGCGATGGCGACTGTTTATGTTAAGGAGGCCGCAATCGTGGCCGGGTTGCCGGTTATGGAAGCTGTGTTCGAAGAACTCGGTGGACAAGTGCGTATTGCACATTTGGTAGAGGATGGGCAAGAGATCAGCGGAAAGACAGCTGTTTGCCGGATGACGGGATCCGCCCGACACATCCTCATGGGCGAGCGCACCGCGCTCAATTTTCTATCGAGGCTGACGGGGATTGCTACGTTCACGCGGATGGCTGTACGTGAACTCGTAGGAACGCATGCGAAGTTACTGGATACGCGCAAGACCACGCCGGGATGGCGCAGTCTCGAAAAATACGCCGTCCGCACGGGCGGTGGGTACAATCACCGCTTTGGGCTCGACGATATGGTCTTGATTAAGGACAATCACATCGCACTTTCTGGTGGCATCCGGCAAGCCGTGGCACGTGCGCGCGCGAAGGTTGGTTTGGCGCAAAAAATTGAAGTGGAAGTCGATACGCTTCGTCAGCTCCAGGAAGCTTTAGACACAGACGCTGACATGATTCTGTTGGATAATATGGCGCCCGATGTGTTGCGTGAGGCCGTGCAACTGGTTGCTGGGCGCGTCCCACTGGAAGCTTCGGGAAATGTCAATCTGGAAACGCTCGCTAAGGTGGCGCAGAGCGGGATCGACTATATTTCTATGGGCGCCTTAACGCACTCGGCCACGAGTGTCGACGTGGGGTTAGATATCGTGTTTGAGTAA
- the nadA gene encoding quinolinate synthase NadA yields MHHHLIEEIEMWKARRNAVILAHNYELPEIQDIADVLGDSLALARAAARTNADVIVFCGVHFMAETASILNPEKTVLLPDLEAGCSLADSITAEQLKSWKRDHPEAIVVAYVNTTAEVKALSDYCCTSSNAVDVVQSIPEDKEILFLPDMFLGAYVKRMTGRNNIHIWMGECHVHAGIQPQQVDAVINQHPRAELLVHPECGCSTSSMHLLAEGQLPTNRTHILSTGGMLDFTTHSTATEFIIATETGILHQMEKANPQKRFVAANPNAVCPFMKKITLQKVLDALRNMQHVIQVQDELRARAKTPIDRMIAIG; encoded by the coding sequence ATTCACCATCACTTAATAGAGGAAATTGAGATGTGGAAGGCTCGCCGAAATGCAGTCATTCTGGCACACAACTACGAACTTCCGGAGATTCAGGACATCGCGGATGTGCTTGGAGACTCCTTGGCACTGGCCCGAGCAGCCGCGCGCACAAATGCCGATGTCATTGTCTTTTGTGGCGTGCATTTTATGGCGGAAACAGCGTCGATTTTGAACCCCGAAAAGACCGTTCTGTTACCAGACCTAGAAGCCGGTTGCTCATTGGCCGACTCCATCACTGCTGAGCAATTGAAGTCTTGGAAAAGAGATCATCCGGAGGCTATCGTTGTGGCATACGTCAACACAACAGCTGAAGTCAAGGCACTGAGCGACTATTGTTGTACCTCGTCGAACGCGGTGGACGTCGTCCAGTCGATTCCCGAAGATAAAGAAATTCTATTCCTGCCCGACATGTTTCTCGGCGCTTACGTCAAGCGCATGACAGGCCGGAACAATATCCATATCTGGATGGGAGAATGTCACGTACATGCCGGCATTCAACCACAACAAGTCGATGCAGTAATCAACCAGCACCCACGTGCCGAACTGCTCGTTCATCCAGAGTGTGGCTGCTCTACCTCAAGTATGCATCTACTGGCTGAAGGGCAATTGCCCACCAACCGGACACACATCCTCTCGACTGGCGGCATGCTCGATTTTACAACGCACTCCACAGCAACCGAGTTCATCATCGCCACAGAGACCGGAATTCTGCATCAAATGGAGAAGGCAAATCCCCAAAAGCGTTTTGTCGCGGCGAACCCCAATGCCGTGTGTCCGTTCATGAAAAAAATTACCCTGCAAAAAGTACTCGACGCACTGCGCAACATGCAACACGTCATACAAGTACAGGACGAACTGCGCGCACGTGCAAAAACGCCAATTGACCGGATGATAGCCATTGGTTAA